A stretch of Microbacterium sp. 4R-513 DNA encodes these proteins:
- a CDS encoding zinc dependent phospholipase C family protein, which yields MPGWYVHVEAAHDTARRLRDGVVPGGFPVSVAEAQTIGEHCHTWRNYLALGSLGPDLFYLLPDFKNTTGQVIRQVVQWALDVWEVVDSEFVGKWENWIGPISTNNAQLASQLTGGLSEQLAQVLDELTSAIMAAFKGLLAEMGDWFGVLTSGVPQAFGDDAFYWSDIFHYRRTYQFPYVLFRQAQDALAAAGTDDERQDAEARIAFAVGWLTHCATDVTGHPFTNAKSGGPYRDHWQRHHLVENHMDSENYGARHPGPLYGEYGTSALHMRLAFRHRDDAPYNGRDDAPAYDYWTGFPAYDNGDGPTATANRHTFFDLDTGPLPDHLVEGLLDAMRDVYGADGPHILMQDPPFSATDPATGQPDGRPNQAAMDEMWEITYRYLKMVSSDAISLRLPPPPSVFTDHSFPTPPGGGGSGIDDDPARGADVDDDDSFTLLDLLLALFAWIVYLAQVVVWLATILPSLIVDITTFPAREVIYWAVIVPAWNLYLLARRALVMSGFAMPKPGEINPGLTTLGREGTYDIASALDSPSGIPTGLPAITEPSGRLQDTDAQGIDHAYPRGIVRDLPSAISRPDITGALGLTAPLRYRADAPGDEFKASEWIAPWRYPLTNQAGDGVAQEGAGTHVGPYVVGSNSTILLSGLPGNAAARTDLEKASTPAETESTLDTHLPLNQHLGAPVDYGVYLVGRMAGDQVHGVDEFTVPDFNLDSDRGYAWHTWDWDRSRSTAVPDINPVGGEDYSYPLPCTSPQLFHADHDFPAQPGRWYVEAEDLNVHYVPGPNPARCIPPKKHEPNTDPKWRERLRRKDG from the coding sequence ATGCCCGGTTGGTATGTCCATGTGGAGGCGGCGCATGACACCGCCAGGCGTCTGCGCGACGGCGTCGTGCCGGGCGGGTTCCCGGTGAGCGTCGCGGAGGCGCAGACCATCGGCGAGCACTGCCATACGTGGCGCAACTACCTCGCGCTCGGCTCTCTCGGACCCGACCTCTTCTATCTGCTGCCCGACTTCAAGAACACGACGGGACAGGTCATCCGGCAGGTCGTGCAGTGGGCCCTCGACGTGTGGGAGGTCGTGGACTCCGAGTTCGTGGGCAAGTGGGAGAACTGGATCGGCCCCATCTCGACCAACAACGCCCAGCTCGCCTCCCAGCTGACGGGCGGTCTGTCCGAGCAGCTCGCCCAGGTGCTCGACGAGCTCACCTCCGCGATCATGGCCGCCTTCAAAGGCCTGCTCGCCGAGATGGGGGACTGGTTCGGGGTGCTCACATCGGGCGTGCCGCAGGCCTTCGGCGACGACGCCTTCTACTGGTCGGACATCTTCCACTACCGCCGCACCTACCAGTTCCCGTACGTCCTCTTCCGGCAGGCCCAGGACGCTCTCGCGGCGGCCGGGACCGACGACGAACGGCAGGACGCCGAGGCGCGGATCGCGTTCGCCGTGGGATGGCTCACTCACTGCGCGACCGATGTCACGGGGCATCCGTTCACCAACGCCAAATCCGGCGGCCCGTACCGGGATCACTGGCAACGGCACCACCTCGTCGAGAACCACATGGACTCGGAGAACTACGGGGCGCGGCATCCGGGACCGCTCTACGGGGAGTACGGCACGTCGGCGCTGCACATGCGTCTGGCGTTCCGCCATCGCGACGACGCGCCCTACAACGGCCGCGACGACGCGCCCGCGTACGACTACTGGACGGGGTTCCCGGCGTACGACAACGGCGACGGGCCCACCGCCACGGCCAACCGGCACACCTTCTTCGACCTCGACACCGGTCCCCTCCCGGATCATCTGGTCGAGGGGCTGCTCGACGCCATGCGCGACGTGTACGGCGCCGACGGGCCGCACATCCTGATGCAGGATCCACCCTTCTCCGCGACCGACCCGGCGACGGGTCAGCCCGACGGGCGACCGAACCAGGCAGCGATGGACGAGATGTGGGAGATCACCTACCGCTACCTGAAGATGGTGAGCTCCGACGCGATCAGCCTGCGGCTGCCACCGCCCCCGAGCGTCTTCACCGACCACTCGTTCCCCACCCCGCCGGGAGGGGGCGGCTCGGGCATCGACGACGATCCCGCTCGCGGCGCGGACGTCGACGACGACGACTCGTTCACGCTCCTCGACCTGCTCCTCGCACTCTTCGCGTGGATCGTCTACCTCGCGCAGGTGGTGGTGTGGCTCGCGACGATCCTCCCGAGCCTCATCGTCGACATCACGACTTTCCCCGCGCGCGAGGTCATCTACTGGGCGGTCATCGTGCCGGCCTGGAACCTGTACCTCCTCGCCCGCCGGGCGCTGGTGATGTCGGGGTTCGCGATGCCGAAGCCGGGGGAGATCAACCCGGGCCTCACGACGCTCGGCCGCGAAGGCACGTACGACATCGCGTCGGCGCTGGACAGTCCGTCGGGCATCCCGACGGGGCTGCCGGCCATCACCGAGCCGTCCGGTCGCCTGCAGGACACCGACGCCCAAGGCATCGATCACGCCTACCCTCGCGGCATCGTCCGGGACCTGCCGTCGGCGATCAGCCGCCCCGACATCACTGGCGCTCTGGGGCTGACCGCACCGCTGCGCTACCGGGCCGATGCGCCCGGTGACGAGTTCAAGGCGTCCGAGTGGATCGCGCCCTGGCGTTACCCGCTCACGAACCAGGCCGGCGACGGCGTGGCGCAGGAAGGAGCGGGCACGCACGTCGGACCGTATGTCGTCGGATCGAACTCCACGATCCTGCTGTCCGGTCTGCCCGGGAATGCGGCGGCCCGCACCGATCTGGAGAAGGCCTCGACGCCGGCTGAGACCGAGAGCACGCTCGACACCCACCTTCCGCTGAACCAGCACCTCGGTGCTCCGGTGGACTACGGCGTCTACCTCGTGGGCCGGATGGCGGGGGACCAGGTGCACGGCGTCGACGAGTTCACGGTGCCCGACTTCAACCTCGATTCGGACCGGGGGTACGCCTGGCACACGTGGGACTGGGACCGCAGCCGCAGCACGGCTGTTCCCGACATCAACCCGGTGGGAGGCGAGGACTACAGCTATCCGCTGCCATGCACGTCGCCGCAGCTGTTCCACGCCGACCACGACTTCCCGGCTCAACCCGGCCGCTGGTACGTCGAGGCCGAGGACCTGAACGTGCACTACGTGCCCGGTCCCAACCCGGCCCGGTGCATCCCGCCCAAAAAGCACGAGCCCAACACGGATCCCAAGTGGCGCGAACGCCTGCGCCGGAAGGACGGCTGA
- a CDS encoding EamA family transporter, which produces MLPALIALVGALVYGSADFLGGLAARSLRSIVVTAVAAIAGLVLLLVAYPFVGGQWIPADIGWGVVSGFTGAAAIVLLYACLAIGPMSILSPLTAVVSAIAPIVWGLVVDGETLSWVGCAGLAVALVAVVLVGFIPGEKVVRPSARGLLLAIGAGLAIGAFLIVIDQTSDESGLVPLILNRSVSSVITLAAVGVIAVIAVRAGRGAASILPPAGARLGATPTGHADLEHAVEEAASTRVATPLRRAFLLTAACGVVDAVANVVMLFALRTGDLTIVSALTAMYPAGTILLAALVLRERIAGVQWLGLALALAAGAMLALA; this is translated from the coding sequence ATGCTTCCGGCCCTGATCGCTCTCGTCGGTGCGCTGGTCTACGGCTCCGCCGACTTCCTTGGGGGGCTGGCGGCGCGGAGTCTCCGCTCGATCGTGGTCACGGCGGTGGCGGCCATCGCGGGGCTCGTCCTCCTGCTGGTGGCGTATCCGTTCGTCGGCGGGCAGTGGATCCCCGCCGACATCGGGTGGGGCGTCGTCTCCGGGTTCACCGGGGCGGCGGCGATCGTCCTGCTCTACGCCTGCCTCGCGATCGGGCCGATGAGCATCCTCTCGCCGCTCACGGCGGTCGTCTCGGCCATCGCTCCGATCGTGTGGGGTCTCGTCGTCGACGGCGAGACGCTGTCGTGGGTCGGCTGCGCCGGCCTCGCCGTCGCCCTCGTCGCCGTGGTCCTCGTGGGCTTCATACCCGGCGAGAAGGTCGTGCGCCCGAGCGCCCGCGGGCTCCTCCTCGCGATCGGCGCGGGGCTCGCGATCGGCGCCTTCCTCATCGTGATCGACCAGACGAGCGACGAGAGCGGCCTCGTTCCCCTCATCCTCAACCGCTCGGTGAGCAGTGTCATCACGCTGGCTGCTGTGGGCGTCATCGCGGTCATCGCCGTCCGGGCCGGCCGGGGCGCGGCATCCATCCTTCCCCCAGCCGGTGCGCGGCTCGGCGCGACGCCCACGGGACACGCCGATCTCGAGCACGCGGTCGAGGAGGCCGCCTCGACGAGGGTTGCGACCCCGCTTCGCCGCGCCTTCCTGCTGACGGCGGCGTGCGGGGTGGTGGATGCCGTGGCGAACGTCGTGATGCTCTTCGCGCTGCGCACCGGCGACCTGACGATCGTCTCGGCGCTCACCGCGATGTACCCCGCGGGCACGATCCTGCTCGCGGCGCTCGTGCTGCGTGAGCGCATCGCCGGTGTGCAATGGCTCGGTCTCGCTCTGGCGCTCGCCGCGGGGGCGATGCTGGCACTGGCCTGA
- a CDS encoding efflux RND transporter permease subunit — protein MSTRRELRSSHQPTRWLRIGIPVVLILVWVVGGSIGGPYFGKVDEVSTNDQSSYLPQSADATAVSERLPDFLGEDTIPAVVVVTGDGTLTDEQLADLQDFAEQLAEVEGVTGDVSPPIVSDDGEAVQIFVPIDSSGEVSDTVEALRTMIDEDLPAGLEGWVTGPAGFTADLVAGFLGIDGLLLVVALAAVFVILVIVYRSPLLPVLVLLTSTFALCVALLTVWWLAKAGIVVLNGQVQGILFILVIGAATDYALLYVARFREAIAEGMKRWDATTRAWRGSFEPIIASGGTVIAGLLCLLLSDLATNRALGPIAAIGIAFAVLSALTFLPALLAVFGRSAFWPFIPKGPAKPLPDDLTQPVKGFWPRQARFVARRSRPIWIVSTALLLTAAAGILVLQADGVPSSDLVLGASEARDGQDVLAEHFPAGSGSPVYVVVPEDQLDEAASVLDDSDGIDTVAAASADSPTGQAAIEVQDGEAVLTAPGPPGTPAPEPTVSDGDVLLIGTLTDAADSLAAEDTVRELRVAFDDELGAGTALVGGVTATDIDSNDTSIRDRTLIIPVVLAVILVILMLLLRAILAPVLLILSVILSFGAALGVSALVFNGIFRFPGADPAVPLYGFVFLVALGVDYNIFLMSRVREETIGHGTRPGILRGLVATGGVITSAGLVLAATFAALGVIPILFLAQIAFIVAFGVLLDTFVVRSLLVPAVAYDIGRAIWWPSRLARRGTDAAARGAEASVAVAPGRSRRSRRNLEA, from the coding sequence ATGTCGACGCGTCGAGAGCTCCGCAGCAGCCATCAGCCGACGCGGTGGCTGAGGATCGGCATCCCTGTCGTCCTCATCCTGGTGTGGGTCGTCGGCGGTTCGATCGGGGGACCGTACTTCGGCAAGGTCGACGAGGTGTCGACGAACGACCAGTCGAGCTATCTCCCGCAGAGTGCCGACGCGACCGCGGTCAGCGAGCGCCTGCCCGACTTCCTCGGCGAGGACACGATCCCTGCTGTCGTCGTCGTGACGGGAGACGGGACGCTCACCGACGAGCAGCTCGCCGACCTACAGGACTTCGCCGAACAGCTGGCCGAGGTCGAGGGCGTGACCGGGGACGTCTCCCCGCCGATCGTGTCGGACGATGGAGAGGCGGTGCAGATCTTCGTGCCGATCGACTCCTCCGGCGAGGTCAGCGACACCGTCGAGGCGCTGCGGACGATGATCGACGAAGACCTCCCCGCGGGGCTGGAGGGGTGGGTCACGGGCCCCGCCGGGTTTACGGCCGATCTCGTCGCAGGCTTCCTCGGCATCGACGGGCTTCTCCTCGTCGTCGCCCTCGCTGCGGTGTTCGTCATCCTCGTGATCGTCTACCGCTCGCCGCTCCTCCCGGTCCTCGTGCTGCTGACCTCGACGTTCGCGCTGTGCGTCGCACTTCTGACCGTCTGGTGGCTCGCGAAGGCAGGCATCGTCGTTCTCAACGGCCAGGTCCAGGGCATCCTCTTCATCCTCGTGATCGGCGCCGCGACCGATTACGCCCTGCTGTACGTCGCGAGATTCCGCGAGGCGATCGCCGAGGGGATGAAGCGATGGGATGCCACGACCCGCGCGTGGCGCGGATCCTTCGAGCCGATCATCGCCTCCGGCGGGACGGTGATCGCGGGCCTGCTCTGCCTCCTCCTCTCGGATCTCGCGACCAACCGCGCGCTCGGCCCGATCGCCGCCATCGGGATCGCCTTCGCGGTGCTCTCAGCGCTGACCTTCCTTCCCGCGCTCCTGGCGGTCTTCGGCCGTTCGGCGTTCTGGCCGTTCATCCCCAAGGGGCCGGCGAAGCCGCTGCCCGACGACCTCACCCAGCCCGTCAAGGGGTTCTGGCCGCGCCAGGCGCGCTTCGTCGCTCGGCGGTCGCGGCCCATCTGGATCGTCAGCACGGCGCTCCTGCTCACGGCGGCCGCCGGCATCCTCGTGCTGCAGGCCGACGGCGTGCCGTCGAGCGATCTCGTCCTCGGCGCGTCCGAGGCGCGCGACGGGCAGGACGTCCTCGCCGAGCACTTCCCCGCCGGATCGGGGAGCCCCGTCTACGTCGTCGTCCCCGAGGACCAGCTCGACGAAGCGGCGAGCGTGCTCGACGACAGCGACGGCATCGACACGGTGGCCGCGGCATCCGCGGATTCTCCGACGGGACAGGCGGCGATCGAGGTGCAGGACGGCGAAGCCGTGCTCACGGCGCCCGGGCCGCCGGGCACGCCCGCACCGGAGCCGACGGTCTCGGACGGGGATGTGCTCCTGATCGGGACGCTGACGGACGCCGCCGACTCCCTCGCGGCGGAAGACACCGTGCGCGAGCTTCGCGTCGCCTTCGACGACGAGCTCGGTGCCGGCACCGCCCTCGTCGGCGGTGTGACCGCGACCGACATCGACTCGAACGACACGTCGATCCGCGACCGCACGCTCATCATCCCGGTCGTGCTCGCGGTCATCCTGGTGATCCTCATGCTGCTGCTGCGGGCGATCCTCGCGCCGGTGCTGCTGATCCTGAGCGTCATCCTGTCGTTCGGGGCCGCATTGGGAGTGAGCGCTCTCGTGTTCAACGGGATCTTCCGCTTCCCGGGCGCCGATCCGGCCGTCCCGCTCTACGGATTCGTCTTCCTCGTCGCCCTCGGGGTGGACTACAACATCTTCCTCATGTCGCGCGTGCGGGAAGAGACGATCGGACACGGCACGAGACCGGGCATCCTGCGCGGTCTCGTCGCGACCGGAGGTGTCATCACCTCGGCCGGGCTGGTGCTCGCGGCGACGTTCGCGGCGCTGGGCGTCATCCCGATCCTGTTCCTCGCGCAGATCGCCTTCATCGTCGCCTTCGGCGTGCTCCTCGACACCTTCGTCGTCCGGTCGCTCCTGGTCCCTGCTGTCGCGTACGACATCGGGCGCGCGATCTGGTGGCCGTCGCGTCTGGCGAGGAGGGGGACGGATGCCGCGGCCCGGGGTGCCGAGGCATCCGTCGCCGTCGCACCGGGCAGATCCAGACGCAGCCGGCGTAATCTCGAAGCATGA
- a CDS encoding isochorismatase family protein codes for MSKALFIVDVQNDFTEGGALGVEGGDAVAERISRYLEAHADEYALIVASRDWHDADNDNGGHFHPEPDFIDTWPVHCVSGTQGAEYDEGLDTSSVTHHVKKGQGQPAYSLFEGTTDEGQKVSELLEAAGVVDVDVAGIATDYCVRASALDAIEHGRHVRVLTDLVAGVAAETSDAALAELAHAGAELAQSGV; via the coding sequence ATGAGCAAAGCGCTGTTCATCGTCGACGTGCAGAACGACTTCACCGAAGGCGGCGCTCTCGGGGTCGAGGGCGGCGACGCCGTCGCCGAGCGCATCTCGCGCTACCTCGAGGCGCACGCAGACGAGTACGCCCTCATCGTCGCGTCACGCGACTGGCACGACGCCGACAACGACAACGGCGGGCACTTCCACCCCGAGCCCGACTTCATCGACACGTGGCCCGTCCACTGCGTGAGCGGCACGCAGGGCGCAGAGTACGACGAGGGGCTCGACACGTCCTCGGTGACGCATCACGTGAAGAAGGGCCAGGGGCAGCCGGCCTACTCGCTCTTCGAGGGCACGACCGACGAGGGCCAGAAGGTCTCGGAGCTGCTGGAGGCGGCAGGGGTCGTCGACGTTGATGTCGCGGGCATCGCGACCGATTACTGCGTGCGCGCTTCGGCACTCGACGCAATCGAGCACGGGCGGCACGTCCGGGTGCTCACGGACCTGGTGGCCGGTGTGGCCGCCGAGACGAGCGACGCCGCTCTCGCCGAGCTCGCGCACGCCGGCGCGGAACTCGCGCAGAGCGGCGTCTGA
- a CDS encoding serine/threonine-protein kinase yields the protein MPHLTSTDVGTGSILDGRYRLDETIGEGGMARVYRAQDMALQRTVAIKVMRGPTEGAPAQDRVRSETTLLASLGHPSLVTLYDAHISATEPSYLVMEFVEGKTLRDRLDQGPLPPDEVAALAIDLAEALHVVHEKSVVHRDIKPSNILLWPSPLPDRTFRAKLTDFGIAYLLDATRVTSPGTVIGTAAYLAPEQVRGEKPSPAADIYGLGLVLLEALTARRAFADAVGHEAIVARLTVSPTIPLELPATWRALLAAMTASNPERRPTALQVALAATELREPRPSTGEVLAALMDPAMTAPSSITAPSTIEEEVFSMQAEASVATPPGTPVVPETTRTQLLVPDEPPHHADGSRDRRRTWILAVVGVLLAIAVATVIAVGVAVSTNSAPDPTPSLPAVEEPLGTHLQDLLDEVTP from the coding sequence ATGCCCCATCTGACCTCGACCGACGTCGGTACCGGCAGCATCCTCGACGGTCGTTATCGCCTCGACGAGACGATCGGCGAGGGCGGCATGGCACGCGTCTATCGAGCGCAGGACATGGCGCTGCAGCGCACCGTCGCGATCAAGGTCATGCGTGGTCCGACCGAGGGCGCACCCGCTCAGGATCGGGTGCGGTCCGAGACGACGCTGCTCGCCTCGCTGGGGCATCCGTCGCTCGTGACGCTCTACGACGCGCACATCTCCGCCACCGAGCCCAGCTACCTCGTCATGGAGTTCGTCGAGGGCAAGACGCTGCGCGACCGGCTGGATCAGGGGCCGCTCCCTCCCGACGAGGTCGCCGCCCTCGCGATCGATCTGGCCGAGGCGCTGCACGTCGTCCACGAGAAGTCGGTCGTCCACCGCGACATCAAGCCCTCCAACATCCTGCTGTGGCCCTCTCCGCTGCCCGACCGCACCTTCCGTGCGAAGCTCACCGACTTCGGCATCGCCTACCTTCTCGACGCAACGCGGGTGACCTCGCCGGGCACGGTGATCGGTACGGCCGCCTACCTCGCGCCCGAGCAGGTGCGTGGCGAGAAGCCGTCGCCGGCGGCCGACATCTACGGGCTGGGGCTGGTGCTCCTCGAAGCCCTCACCGCCCGGCGCGCGTTCGCCGACGCCGTCGGCCACGAGGCGATCGTCGCCCGTCTCACGGTGTCGCCGACCATCCCCCTCGAGCTCCCGGCGACGTGGCGCGCGCTCCTGGCGGCGATGACGGCATCCAATCCCGAGCGTCGCCCCACGGCGCTGCAAGTCGCGCTCGCGGCGACCGAGCTGCGCGAGCCGCGCCCCTCGACGGGCGAGGTCCTCGCCGCGCTCATGGACCCGGCGATGACCGCGCCCTCTTCGATCACCGCGCCCTCCACCATCGAGGAGGAGGTCTTCTCGATGCAGGCCGAGGCATCGGTCGCGACCCCGCCGGGGACCCCCGTCGTGCCCGAAACGACTCGGACGCAGCTTCTGGTCCCCGACGAGCCGCCGCACCACGCCGACGGCTCGCGAGACCGCCGACGCACCTGGATCCTCGCGGTCGTCGGAGTCCTCCTCGCGATCGCCGTCGCCACGGTCATCGCCGTCGGAGTCGCCGTGTCGACGAACTCGGCACCCGATCCCACGCCGTCTCTCCCCGCCGTGGAAGAGCCGCTGGGCACGCACCTGCAGGATCTCCTCGACGAGGTCACGCCATGA
- a CDS encoding SLC13 family permease, which yields MPIAIIGAVLLVVSASAVAFGILPVQDVLAIADRVWPIMLFVVAITIVAELAAAAGVFDVASAFLARVARRRVLLLWLLIVGLAVVSTAFLSLDTTAVLFTPVVVAVARAHRLDPLPFAFTTVWLANTASLVLPVSNLTNLLAVESLDVGVGSFVALMGPSALVAIVVSVAILWIVFHRRLRGRFAPAADPVIGDRLLSWIAGAVVVVLLPLLVSGVPPWMPALGAAVLLILVFAWRFPRALRPALVPWQLLVFVSGLFLAVGAVEAIGGRTVLASLSGSGDHLFALWRLAGIGMLGANGVNNLPAYLALEGVADSPARLGALLVGVNAGPLITPWASLATVLWHSRLTAVGVTVAWKRFMLLGLVAAPLAVAASVVPIAFR from the coding sequence GTGCCGATCGCCATCATCGGAGCAGTGCTCCTGGTCGTCAGTGCGTCGGCCGTCGCGTTCGGCATCCTCCCGGTTCAGGACGTGCTCGCGATCGCCGACCGCGTCTGGCCGATCATGCTCTTCGTCGTCGCGATCACGATCGTCGCCGAGCTCGCGGCGGCGGCGGGCGTCTTCGATGTGGCGTCGGCCTTCCTCGCGCGGGTCGCACGTCGGCGGGTGCTGCTCCTCTGGCTCCTCATCGTCGGCCTCGCTGTCGTGTCGACGGCCTTCCTGTCGCTCGACACGACGGCGGTGCTCTTCACGCCCGTCGTGGTGGCCGTCGCCCGCGCGCACCGCCTGGATCCCCTCCCCTTCGCGTTCACGACAGTGTGGCTCGCCAACACGGCCTCGCTCGTCCTCCCCGTGTCGAACCTCACCAATCTGCTCGCCGTCGAATCGCTCGATGTCGGCGTCGGCTCGTTCGTCGCACTGATGGGCCCGTCGGCGCTCGTCGCAATAGTCGTGTCGGTCGCGATCCTCTGGATCGTCTTCCACCGCCGCCTGCGCGGGCGATTCGCTCCGGCGGCCGATCCCGTGATCGGCGACCGGCTGCTGTCGTGGATCGCGGGCGCGGTCGTGGTCGTGCTGCTGCCGCTTCTCGTCTCGGGCGTACCGCCATGGATGCCGGCGCTCGGCGCCGCGGTCCTCCTGATCCTCGTCTTCGCCTGGCGCTTCCCGCGCGCGCTGCGTCCTGCTCTGGTTCCGTGGCAGCTGCTCGTCTTCGTGAGCGGCCTGTTCCTCGCGGTCGGCGCAGTGGAAGCGATCGGGGGGCGGACCGTGCTGGCGTCGCTCAGCGGCAGCGGCGACCACCTCTTCGCGCTGTGGCGACTGGCAGGGATCGGGATGCTGGGCGCCAACGGCGTCAACAACCTCCCGGCATATCTCGCGCTCGAGGGGGTGGCGGACTCCCCCGCACGGCTCGGTGCCCTGCTCGTCGGGGTCAACGCCGGCCCGCTCATCACGCCGTGGGCGTCACTGGCGACGGTGCTGTGGCACAGCCGGCTGACCGCGGTCGGCGTGACCGTCGCGTGGAAACGGTTCATGCTCCTCGGACTCGTCGCGGCGCCGCTCGCCGTCGCTGCGAGTGTCGTGCCGATCGCCTTCCGCTGA
- a CDS encoding fasciclin domain-containing protein, translating to MLKKKTHLAAGLSLAFAAAIALSACSSSSGGTSDDSMESTAPSSEPTQSSMTDDTMDPAANLVGPGCQDYADAVPDGAGSVEGMSQDPVATAASNNPLLKTLVAAVSGQLNPDVNLVDTLNGSEFTVFAPVDDAFAKIDPATIEALKTDSATLTSILTYHVVPGEIEPADIDGTHTTVQGADLEVTGSGDDIMVNGAKVICGGVQTANAVVYLIDGVLMPPAQ from the coding sequence ATGCTCAAGAAGAAGACCCACCTCGCCGCGGGATTGTCTCTCGCGTTCGCGGCAGCCATCGCCCTCTCCGCGTGCAGCTCGTCGAGCGGGGGCACGTCGGACGACTCGATGGAGTCCACGGCGCCGAGCTCGGAGCCCACGCAGTCGTCGATGACGGACGACACGATGGACCCGGCTGCCAACCTCGTCGGCCCGGGCTGCCAGGACTACGCGGACGCCGTGCCGGATGGCGCCGGATCGGTCGAAGGCATGTCGCAGGACCCGGTCGCGACCGCGGCATCCAACAACCCGCTCCTGAAGACGCTCGTCGCGGCGGTCAGCGGACAGCTCAACCCCGACGTGAACCTCGTGGACACGCTGAACGGCAGCGAGTTCACCGTGTTCGCACCGGTCGATGACGCCTTCGCGAAGATCGACCCCGCGACGATCGAGGCCCTCAAGACCGACTCGGCCACGCTCACGTCGATCCTGACGTACCACGTGGTTCCGGGCGAGATCGAGCCGGCCGACATCGACGGCACGCACACGACCGTCCAGGGCGCGGACCTCGAGGTGACCGGCAGCGGAGACGACATCATGGTCAACGGCGCCAAGGTGATCTGCGGCGGCGTCCAGACCGCCAACGCCGTCGTCTACCTCATCGACGGCGTGCTGATGCCCCCGGCTCAGTAA
- the sigK gene encoding ECF RNA polymerase sigma factor SigK: MLMDVVIDDVDVPEDGSERIDHVADLLTRIAGGDQAAFARLYDMLASRVFGLILRVLVDRAQSEEVLQEVFLEVWQSADRFAPNKGQGRGWVLTIAHRRAVDRVRSAQASADRDARIGFRDLDVAHDGVAEQVELRIEGRRVAKAVATLPEAQREAITLAYFGGYSQSEIAALVGAPLGTIKTRMRDGLSRLRTEMGVTS, from the coding sequence ATGCTGATGGATGTGGTGATCGATGATGTGGACGTCCCGGAGGACGGCTCCGAGCGCATCGACCATGTCGCAGACCTCTTGACCCGCATCGCGGGCGGCGATCAGGCCGCTTTCGCGCGCCTCTACGACATGCTCGCGTCCCGCGTCTTCGGCCTCATCCTCCGAGTGCTCGTCGACCGCGCACAGAGCGAGGAAGTGCTGCAGGAGGTCTTCCTCGAGGTGTGGCAATCCGCTGACCGGTTCGCTCCGAACAAGGGTCAGGGGAGGGGATGGGTGCTCACGATTGCGCACAGGCGTGCCGTCGACCGCGTGCGGTCGGCGCAGGCGAGTGCTGACCGCGACGCGCGCATCGGCTTCCGCGATCTCGACGTCGCACATGACGGAGTCGCCGAACAGGTGGAGCTTCGCATCGAGGGGCGGCGGGTCGCGAAGGCCGTCGCGACGCTGCCGGAGGCTCAGCGCGAGGCCATCACACTGGCGTATTTCGGTGGGTACTCTCAGAGCGAGATCGCCGCACTGGTCGGCGCCCCACTGGGAACGATAAAGACGAGGATGCGGGACGGCCTGTCCCGCCTGCGCACCGAGATGGGGGTGACATCGTGA
- a CDS encoding anti-sigma factor translates to MNVHEFAELAAGRALHALSPDDERAFEAALAEHPEWSTIAEADAATAARLAESVTPVEPPPALRAELLARIGATTTAEAPAAPPSGEAPIAAVPVVDALPGLVEPLPAADEPRRSIEPPPTTEAVQTVARRNWTRGLLALAASFVLLIALGTTAVVIGDRLREPASVAALNQIQDAPDAQVATVEVEGGGTATAHWAESIGKAVLVTDGVAEPASGKTYELWFVRGDTPVPAGVFDPDDTGQATAVLDETMQAGDVIAVTVEDRGGSKTGQPTSDPIFTIPTA, encoded by the coding sequence GTGAACGTGCATGAGTTCGCCGAACTGGCGGCAGGGCGCGCGCTGCACGCGCTGTCGCCCGACGACGAGCGGGCCTTCGAGGCGGCGCTCGCCGAGCACCCCGAATGGTCCACGATCGCCGAGGCGGATGCTGCGACCGCGGCGCGGCTCGCCGAATCCGTCACGCCCGTCGAGCCGCCGCCGGCGCTCCGGGCCGAGCTGCTCGCCCGTATCGGTGCGACGACCACTGCTGAGGCACCCGCCGCTCCGCCGTCGGGCGAGGCGCCGATCGCCGCCGTGCCTGTCGTCGATGCTCTTCCGGGCCTCGTCGAGCCGCTGCCCGCGGCCGACGAGCCGCGCCGCAGCATCGAACCGCCGCCGACCACGGAGGCGGTCCAGACGGTGGCCCGCCGCAACTGGACGCGGGGGCTGCTCGCGCTCGCGGCATCCTTCGTCCTCCTCATCGCGCTCGGCACGACCGCCGTCGTCATCGGCGATCGCCTGCGGGAGCCCGCCTCGGTCGCCGCGCTCAATCAGATCCAGGACGCTCCGGACGCCCAGGTCGCGACGGTCGAGGTCGAGGGCGGAGGCACCGCGACGGCGCACTGGGCGGAGTCGATCGGCAAGGCCGTGCTCGTCACCGACGGCGTGGCCGAGCCGGCTTCCGGAAAGACGTACGAGCTGTGGTTCGTGCGGGGCGACACCCCTGTGCCCGCCGGCGTCTTCGATCCGGACGACACCGGGCAGGCGACAGCGGTGCTCGACGAGACGATGCAGGCGGGCGACGTCATCGCCGTCACGGTCGAGGACCGCGGTGGATCGAAGACGGGCCAGCCGACGTCCGACCCGATCTTCACCATCCCCACGGCCTGA